In Desulfuromonas acetexigens, the following proteins share a genomic window:
- the pnp gene encoding polyribonucleotide nucleotidyltransferase, with amino-acid sequence MAFQKVEVQFNGQPLTIETGKMARQADGAVVITYGDTKVLCTVVSARKMREGQDFFPLTVNYQEKFYAGGKIPGSFFRRERGTTERETLICRLIDRPMRPLFPKGYMFETQIMPTVISADMINDPDTLSMVAASAAVAVSDIPFEGPIAAVRVGRVEGKLVANPTNEQRTQSDLEIVVSGSKDAVMMVEGEAEFLSESEMLDAIFFGHEALQPLIAAQSELAKLVGIAKREFVVAETDAELKGKVTELAESRIVDAVKIRTKQERYAALADNRTAVQAQLAEAYPDRAGEIGAILGSLEKRVVRQMVTKDRIRIDGRDMTTIRPISCEIGVLPRAHGSALFTRGETQALVATTLGTSSDEQRMDNVQGMEFKKFMLHYNFPPFCVGETSMRLFPGRREIGHGMLAERSAAKILPKHEDFPYTIRIVSDVLESNGSSSMASVCGASLSLMDAGVPVKEPIAGIAMGLIKEGDDVAILSDILGDEDHLGDMDFKVTGSANGVTALQMDIKISGVTKDIMRQALDQARAGRVHILGEMAKAIDKPRADLSQYAPRITSIKVKSDQVRTVIGSGGKNVRGIIEATGCAIDIQDDGTIHIASADGEAAKRAIKMIRDLTQEAEVGKLYMGTVRKIMEFGAFVEIYPGTDGLVHVSELAKERVKAVTDVINEGDQVLVKCIGIDKQGKIKLSRKEALGENLPTEG; translated from the coding sequence ATGGCTTTTCAAAAAGTAGAAGTACAGTTTAACGGACAACCCCTGACCATCGAAACCGGCAAGATGGCCCGCCAGGCCGACGGCGCTGTGGTCATTACCTACGGCGATACCAAGGTTCTTTGTACCGTGGTCTCGGCCCGGAAGATGCGCGAGGGCCAGGATTTCTTTCCCCTGACCGTCAATTATCAGGAAAAATTCTATGCCGGCGGCAAAATTCCCGGTTCCTTCTTTCGTCGTGAGCGCGGCACCACCGAGCGTGAGACGCTGATTTGTCGATTGATCGACCGTCCCATGCGGCCGCTTTTTCCCAAGGGCTACATGTTTGAAACCCAGATTATGCCGACGGTGATTTCCGCCGACATGATCAACGACCCGGACACCCTTTCGATGGTGGCCGCTTCGGCCGCGGTAGCCGTTTCCGATATCCCTTTTGAGGGGCCGATCGCTGCAGTACGTGTTGGCCGTGTTGAAGGTAAATTGGTTGCCAATCCGACCAACGAGCAGCGCACCCAGAGCGATCTCGAAATCGTCGTCTCCGGTTCGAAGGATGCGGTGATGATGGTCGAAGGGGAAGCGGAATTCCTTTCTGAATCTGAGATGCTCGACGCTATTTTCTTTGGTCATGAGGCGCTGCAACCGCTGATCGCGGCCCAGTCCGAGTTGGCCAAACTGGTCGGGATTGCCAAGCGTGAGTTCGTTGTGGCCGAGACCGATGCCGAACTCAAGGGCAAGGTGACCGAACTGGCCGAAAGCCGGATCGTCGACGCGGTGAAAATCCGCACCAAGCAGGAGCGTTATGCCGCTTTGGCTGATAACCGCACCGCTGTTCAGGCGCAGTTGGCCGAAGCGTATCCCGACCGCGCAGGAGAAATTGGCGCGATTCTCGGATCCCTGGAAAAGCGGGTGGTGCGGCAGATGGTGACCAAGGACCGCATCCGCATCGATGGCCGCGATATGACCACCATTCGTCCCATCAGCTGTGAAATCGGTGTGCTCCCCCGCGCCCACGGCAGTGCGCTCTTCACCCGCGGTGAAACCCAGGCCCTGGTGGCGACGACGCTCGGCACTTCGTCCGATGAGCAGCGCATGGACAACGTGCAGGGGATGGAATTCAAGAAGTTCATGCTGCACTACAACTTTCCTCCCTTCTGTGTCGGTGAGACGAGCATGCGTCTTTTCCCCGGCCGTCGCGAAATCGGTCATGGCATGCTGGCCGAGCGCAGCGCCGCGAAAATTCTGCCGAAACATGAAGACTTTCCTTATACGATCCGCATCGTCTCCGATGTTCTCGAGTCGAACGGCTCTTCGTCCATGGCTTCGGTTTGCGGGGCTTCGCTGTCGTTGATGGATGCGGGCGTCCCGGTCAAGGAACCGATCGCCGGTATCGCCATGGGACTGATCAAGGAAGGTGACGACGTCGCCATCCTTTCCGATATCCTCGGCGACGAAGACCACCTTGGCGATATGGACTTCAAAGTGACCGGTTCCGCCAATGGCGTGACGGCCCTGCAGATGGACATTAAAATCTCTGGGGTCACCAAAGATATCATGCGTCAGGCTCTCGACCAGGCTCGTGCCGGCCGAGTTCATATCCTCGGCGAAATGGCCAAGGCGATCGACAAACCGCGGGCTGATCTTTCCCAGTATGCGCCGCGTATTACCAGCATCAAGGTCAAGTCCGATCAGGTGCGCACTGTTATCGGCTCGGGCGGCAAGAACGTTCGTGGCATCATCGAGGCGACCGGTTGTGCCATCGATATCCAGGATGACGGGACCATCCATATCGCTTCCGCTGATGGCGAGGCGGCCAAGCGGGCCATCAAGATGATCCGCGACCTGACCCAGGAAGCCGAAGTGGGTAAGCTTTACATGGGAACCGTGCGCAAGATCATGGAATTCGGCGCTTTTGTCGAAATCTATCCCGGCACCGACGGTCTGGTGCATGTTTCTGAGCTGGCCAAAGAGCGCGTCAAGGCCGTGACTGACGTCATCAACGAAGGGGATCAGGTCCTGGTCAAGTGCATCGGTATCGACAAACAGGGCAAGATCAAACTCTCCCGCAAGGAAGCCCTCGGCGAGAATCTGCCGACCGAAGGCTGA
- a CDS encoding YbeD family protein: MTTPSAVEIQFPCDHMFKAFGPNDGEFVAAVRLAVASVTPVSSDAMKVRSSSGGRHQSVSVLVRLHNLQQLHGIYAALKDVPRLSYLL, translated from the coding sequence ATGACAACCCCTAGCGCCGTCGAGATCCAATTTCCTTGTGATCATATGTTCAAGGCCTTCGGTCCCAACGACGGTGAATTCGTCGCGGCGGTACGCCTGGCGGTTGCCTCGGTCACTCCCGTGAGCAGCGATGCCATGAAGGTTCGGTCCAGCAGCGGCGGCCGCCACCAATCTGTTTCCGTTCTGGTGCGACTGCACAATCTCCAGCAGTTGCATGGAATCTATGCCGCTCTCAAAGACGTTCCGCGGCTAAGTTATCTACTCTGA
- a CDS encoding L-threonylcarbamoyladenylate synthase, whose translation MILAINPENPQKRLITRVVECLREGGVIVYPTDTTYGIGCDIFNKKGVKQIYQIKQRDPRKPFSFICADLSDVANYAQVSNFAFRTLKRNLPGPYTFVLDATRIVPDTLTTKQKTVGIRIPDDNIALAIVRELGHPLVTTSANISGEEPLGDPSLIHDSLGRQLDLVVDGGIRMGNPSTVISLIGDQVEVLREGSGDLSWIHQL comes from the coding sequence GTGATTCTGGCCATCAATCCCGAAAACCCGCAGAAACGTCTCATTACTCGGGTTGTCGAATGTCTCCGTGAGGGGGGGGTGATCGTCTACCCCACCGACACCACCTACGGTATTGGCTGCGATATCTTCAATAAAAAAGGGGTCAAGCAGATCTATCAGATCAAACAGCGTGACCCGCGCAAGCCCTTTTCCTTCATCTGCGCCGACCTCTCCGATGTTGCCAACTACGCCCAAGTCAGCAATTTCGCCTTTCGCACCTTAAAGCGCAATCTTCCCGGTCCCTACACGTTCGTTCTGGATGCGACCCGCATCGTTCCCGATACCCTGACCACCAAGCAGAAGACCGTCGGCATCCGTATTCCTGACGATAATATCGCCTTGGCTATCGTCCGGGAACTCGGTCATCCGTTGGTGACGACCAGTGCCAATATCTCCGGGGAAGAACCGCTCGGAGACCCGTCTTTGATTCACGATTCCCTGGGACGGCAGCTAGACCTGGTGGTCGATGGCGGCATCCGCATGGGGAATCCGTCGACGGTCATCAGCCTGATCGGCGATCAAGTAGAAGTCCTGCGCGAGGGGAGCGGCGATCTCTCCTGGATACATCAATTGTAA
- the truB gene encoding tRNA pseudouridine(55) synthase TruB, which yields MNGILVVDKPQGVTSHDVVRQVRRLCRQRQVGHAGTLDPMATGLLLVGIGQGTRIIQFLMDGRKTYRATLKLGESTDTQDAEGTLLERRPWLGVTVDALHRACADLTGTIRQVPPMYSALKKDGVPLYKLARQGIEVEREAREITIHRIDIEAVELPLVTLLVECSKGTYIRTLAHDLGEALGCGAHLTALRRTRSGCFDEADAVSLEDYREDPESLPLRSLLESLTEFTALNLDEAATARLRNGIPPSISEISDGALPGEGDRVLLLDHGNLRAVARFDPRRLRETRGDFELLRVFPAACSSR from the coding sequence TCGGGCATGCCGGAACCCTCGACCCCATGGCTACCGGCCTGTTGCTCGTCGGGATTGGTCAAGGGACGCGGATCATCCAGTTTCTCATGGATGGACGCAAAACCTATCGCGCCACCCTCAAACTCGGGGAAAGTACCGATACCCAGGACGCCGAGGGGACTCTCCTTGAAAGAAGGCCTTGGCTCGGGGTTACGGTTGATGCCCTGCACCGGGCCTGTGCGGATCTGACCGGAACGATCCGCCAGGTGCCGCCGATGTATTCGGCTCTGAAAAAGGACGGTGTGCCTCTCTACAAACTGGCCCGTCAGGGGATCGAAGTCGAGCGGGAAGCCCGTGAAATCACCATCCACCGGATCGACATCGAAGCCGTCGAACTGCCGTTGGTGACCTTGCTGGTGGAGTGTTCCAAGGGCACCTATATCCGCACCCTGGCTCATGATCTGGGTGAGGCCCTCGGCTGTGGCGCCCACTTGACGGCTTTGCGTCGTACCCGTAGCGGTTGTTTTGACGAGGCCGATGCGGTCTCTCTGGAGGATTATCGGGAAGATCCCGAATCCTTGCCGTTGCGCTCGTTGTTGGAAAGTCTGACCGAATTTACCGCCCTGAATCTTGACGAGGCGGCGACGGCGCGACTGCGCAACGGGATTCCGCCCTCTATTTCCGAAATCAGCGACGGAGCCCTTCCCGGGGAAGGGGACCGAGTCCTACTTCTCGATCACGGTAACTTGCGGGCGGTGGCCCGCTTCGATCCTCGGCGCTTACGGGAGACGCGGGGAGATTTCGAGTTGCTGCGGGTTTTCCCTGCTGCGTGTTCGTCACGATAG
- the dut gene encoding dUTP diphosphatase, giving the protein MDKIPVEICRVRAQARLPRYMTEDAAGMDVHACLDAPLTLLPGARALIPTGLALAIPPGFEGQVRPRSGLALKQGLTLVNSPGTIDADYRGEFGVILINHGQEAVRIADGDRIAQLLIAPVCRAVLREVSELSATARDSGGFGHTGVADDNP; this is encoded by the coding sequence ATGGATAAGATTCCGGTGGAAATATGCCGTGTACGCGCGCAGGCGCGATTGCCCCGCTACATGACCGAGGACGCAGCGGGAATGGATGTCCACGCCTGTCTCGATGCCCCCTTGACCCTTTTGCCGGGGGCGCGGGCCCTGATCCCCACCGGCCTGGCCCTGGCCATCCCGCCTGGCTTTGAGGGTCAGGTGCGCCCTCGCTCCGGACTGGCACTCAAGCAGGGTCTGACTCTGGTCAACAGCCCGGGGACCATCGATGCCGATTATCGCGGGGAATTTGGCGTGATTCTTATCAATCACGGTCAGGAAGCGGTACGTATCGCCGATGGCGATCGAATCGCGCAGCTTCTGATCGCACCGGTGTGCCGAGCGGTGCTGCGCGAAGTTTCGGAACTGTCCGCGACCGCGCGCGATTCCGGCGGGTTCGGCCATACGGGGGTCGCTGATGACAACCCCTAG
- the rpsO gene encoding 30S ribosomal protein S15, producing the protein MLATENKQELIDKFKTHEGDTGSPEVQVALLSARITYLTEHFRTHKKDHHSRRGLLKIVGQRRRLLDYLKNKSVERYRNLIKELGIRR; encoded by the coding sequence GTGCTGGCCACGGAAAACAAACAGGAACTTATCGACAAATTCAAGACTCACGAGGGGGATACTGGTTCTCCCGAGGTGCAGGTTGCGCTTCTTTCCGCGCGGATTACCTATCTCACCGAGCATTTCCGCACCCATAAGAAAGACCACCATTCCCGGCGCGGTCTACTCAAAATCGTCGGTCAGCGGCGGCGTCTGCTCGATTACCTGAAAAATAAAAGTGTCGAGCGCTACCGCAACCTGATCAAGGAACTGGGTATCCGCAGATAG